Sequence from the Seonamhaeicola sp. ML3 genome:
TTTATTGAAAGGCGCAAATATCTAGCCTTTATTATCATATTACAAATATTAACGTTTCTTTTTTTGATCTGGAAAGCGCATCCTGTAGTCTACTTTTATCTTTCCTTTGGAGATATTATTTAACCTTCCTTTTATCAATCTTTTCTTTAAACTAGAAAGTTTATCGGTAAATAAAATGCCTTCTATGTGGTCGTATTCATGCTGAATAACACGAGCTATGAGTCCATCGAATGTTTCGGTATGTTTTTCGAAATTTTCATCGAAATACTCAACAGTTATAGTTGGTTGCCTAAAAACATCTTCCCTAACATCCGGAATACTTAAACAGCCTTCGTTAAATGCCCATTCATCGCCTTCTTCTTTTAGAATATTGGCATTGATGAAAACACGCTTAAAGGTCTTTAATTGTGCTTTCTCTTCTTCTGAAAAATCCTCATCATCGGCAAAGGGTTCTGTATCTACTAAAAAAATTCTAATAGGCAGCCCTATTTGCGGAGCAGCTAATCCAACCCCATAAGCACCATACATGGTTTCGAACATATTCTCTAAAAGCGTATCTAAATTGGGGTAATCTTTAGAAATCGTTTTTGCCTTTCTTTTAAGAACGGGGTCGCCATAGGCTACTATAGGTAATATCATAACTGCATTTTGCTTTTAAAGTCGCAAAAATACGAATACTTAATTTATTTAGAATACAAATAACTCTGAAGAATAAGGGTTGCACTAATCTCATCGACCAAAGCCTTGTTCTTTCGTTGGTTCTTTTTCAATCCGCTATCAATCATGGTCTGAAATGCCATTTTGGATGTAAACCGCTCATCTACCCTTTTGATTGGAATTTGAGGAATTTCTTTTTTTAGAATCTCCATAAACTTTACAATAAAGACTTCGCTTTGCGATGCTGTATTGTTCATTTGTTTGGGCTCACCGATTAAAAACAATTCTACGGTTTCTTTACTAACATAGTCCTTTAAATAATTAATCAATTCATTGGTGTTAACAGTAGTAAGACCGGAGGCTATTATTTGAAGTTCGTCTGTAACTGCCAATCCTGTTCTTTTGGTACCGTAATCTATTGCTAAAATTCTTGCCATTAATGAATTAATTTTTGGTAAAAGTAATAAAGAATTTGAGCAAACTCTTCATTTAGATTCCCGTTTTATTAGTAGGCTCTCACTTCCTACTATTGAATTCATGAATCTTCAATTTCACGGGAATGGCAACTTTAACGGATACTATGAGTAAACTCAAGAGGTTTTTCTCAAAAAAAAGGCTGTTCATTACGAACAGCCTTTTTTAATTTAACCTACTTATTAAACCTTTGAGAGTCTTAGGCTTTTTTTGCCTTATTTACTTTAGGGAACAATAATTTAATGTTGTCAACATTTCTTTCTCTGTTGAAATAAGTTCTTATATCACTTGCAGTACCTGCGATAGATGTTCTTAATTCTTCTTCGCTAATTAACAACACTTCTTCTTTTTCAGTATTTAAAGTATCGTTAGCAACAACCGCAGTATCATTATCTTCAGAAACAGTAACAGTTTTAGTAGTTTCAACAGTAACCTCAACAGTAGCTTTTTGAGCGTTTGCGAAAGTGAAGCTTAAAACTAAAACTAATAATATGTAGATTCTTTTTGTCATGATTTGGATTGTTTTACACTTCAAAGATATATCGACACCAAAGCTGAAAAGGAAAAAAATAGTTGTAAAACCTCGAATATTCGTTTATTAGAGAATGTGTCTAAAACCCCAGATTAACTGGTAAAAAGCAGATTTTTTTCGGTTAAAATACATTAAGCATGCATTTCATCGATGTTTTTGTTTCTCTTCTGGAAAATCAGAAAAACACACTCTATAAAGTGCATTTCATATCAGATTAAAAACATCCTATTTTTAACCTATTTTGTACGCTAATCGGTAAAGTGCATCCACTCCATACTTATGTAATGCTTTTGAACAGGCTAAATATTGATTAAATAAAAATTGAATGCCTAAAAACAGTAAAGTTCTATTTTAAGTTGTTCATTGTATTTGACATTGATGCATTTTTTAATGACAAAAAATCATGTACTTTTGCCCAAACAAAAAAATACAGATGACTGAATTACAACAAATAATTGAAGCAGCTTGGGATAATAGAGAGCTTTTAAAAGAAGAAAAGACAACTAATGCCATTAGAACCGTAATAGACTTATTAGATAAAGGTGAATTACGAGTTGCCGAACCAATTGAAGGTGGTTGGCAAGTTAACGAGTGGGTTAAAAAAGGGGTTGTACTTTATTTCCCTATCCAAAAAATGGAAACTATCGAGGCTGGTCCTCTAGAGTTCCACGATAAAATACCATTAAAGACTGGCTATGCTGAAAAGGGAATTCGTGTAGTTCCTCATGCTGTAGCAAGACATGGCGCTTATATTTCTCCAGGCACAATTTTAATGCCTAGTTATGTTAACTTAGGTGCTTATGTAGATGAAGGCACCATGGTAGATACTTGGGCAACTGTTGGTAGTTGTGCTCAAATTGGAAAAAACGTACACTTATCTGGCGGTGTTGGTATTGGCGGCGTATTAGAGCCATTGCAAGCTGCACCTGTTATTATAGAAGATAATGTGTTTGTAGGTTCAAGATGTATCGTGGTAGAAGGTGTTCATGTTGAAAAAGAAGCAGTATTAGGTGCTGGTGTTGTTTTAACCATGAGCACAAAGATTATTGATGTTACTGGTGATGAACCTGTAGAAATGAAAGGTAAAGTTCCTGCTCGTTCTGTTGTAATACCAGGAAGTTATACTAAAAAGTTTTCTGCTGGCGAATACCAAGTACCATGTGCTCTAATTATTGGTAAACGTAAAGAAAGTACAGATAAGAAAACATCATTAAACGATGCCCTTAGAGATAACGAGGTAGCGGTTTAAATGACAAACCAAAAAAATTAAATTCCAAATTCCGAAATATACCAACTTTGGAGTTTGGAATTTTTTATTTGTAATTTAACCAGCGTATGAAGATTTTAGTGATTCAGCAAAAAATGATTGGCGATGTGCTTACCAGCAGTATCTTGTTTGAAGCACTTAGAGAAAAATATCCCAAAGCCGAATTACACTATCTAATAAATTCCCATACTTTTCCAGTTGTTGAAAACAATCCGTTCATAGACAAGTTTGTCTTCTTTACCCCAGAAACAGAAAAAAGCAAAACGAAGTTCTTTTCGTTTCTTAAATCGATTAGAAAAGAAAAGTACGATATCGTTGTTGATATTTATTCTAAATTCTCAAGTAATTTGGTTTCGCTATTTTCTGGAGCTCAAACTAAAATCTCGAAATACAAGTGGTATACATCAGCCATTTACACCCATACATTTAAAGAAGCTAAACAACCTAAAACCAATGCCGGATTAGCAATTGAAAACAGATTACAACTTTTAAAGCCACTAATTTCTGAAGATGTAAAAGTATTCAAACCAAAAATCTATTTAACAAACTTGGAAATAGAACAGGCTAAAAAATACCTAGTAGACCATGGCATCGATTTAACTAAACCCTTGTTTATGATAGGTGTTTTAGGAAGCGGAATACAAAAAACCTATCCGCTTCATTATATGGCTAAGTTGTTGGATTTTATAATTACTGAAACTAAAGGGCAATTGTTATTCAACTATATACCTTCTCAAATAAAAGATGTAAAAGAGCTTTACAAACTTTGCAAAAAAGAAACCCAAGAACACATATATCTTGATGTATTTGGTAAGAGCCTAAGAGACTTTATGGGTTTAACTACACACTGTAATGCTCTAATAGGCAACGAAGGAGGTGCGGTAAACATGGCAAAAGCTCTAGACATCCCAACATTTGCTATCTTTTCACCTTGGATCATTAAAGAAGCCTGGAATATGTTCGATGATGGCATAAAAAATGATTCGCTTCACCTCAAAGATTTCAAGCCTGAATTATTCAACCAGAAAACCTTAAAAGACATAAAAAAAGATTACAAGAATTATTACAACCTCTTTACACCCGAATTTATATTAGAAAAGTTAAGGGACTTTTTAAAAGTTATTTAGAAATACCAAAAGCAGTACGAACTACTTTGTTTTTTTTTGTTAAGGCTCTAATTTGTTTGTTATTTTCAATCATTTCCGGACTTACATATCCACGTTCGTGGTCTAAATGCAAACAAATAGCACTATATCGTATTTGTATAGCTTTAAGTCCTTTGTTAAACAAACGCTCTCCCAGCTCTCTATCTTCACCTCCATATTGCATACGTTCATCAAAACCGTTGGCTTCTATTATGTCCTGTTTCCAACCTGAAGCGTTATGCCCATTCCATGTAGCTGTTGTTGGTGTGAACCTATTTAATAACTTTTCCTTAAAGCCTTTAGCTGTTATTTTGTTATTCTTGAATGAAGCCTTGAGACCATTACTTTTCAACCAATCAATATCAAAACATCGTTGTGTTTCAATATCGTCTCTGGAGATTAGTTTGCTAATATGCATAGAAAGCTTAAAATAACCACCAGATAAAAAACAACCTTTCTTTCTTTTGCTTACATGCACCTGCAAAAAATCGTTCCTCGCAATACAATCACCATCAGTAAAAACTAAATACTCACCTTTACTAGAGACAATTGCTTTGTTTAATATAGCTGTTTTTTGAAAACCTCTATCCGGATGCCAAACATGTTGAATAGGATAACTAAGCTGACCTCTTAACCTTTCTATTAAATCCGCAGTATCCTCACCAGAGCCATCATCTGCAATAATAACTTCAAAATCCCTGTAAGTCTGTTCCTCAAAACTCCACAGGACCTTTTCTAACCATTCCGGCTGATTGTAAGTTGTAAAAATTACAGATACATCTATTTTCATTGCTGCAAAAATAACTATTTTTACCCAACACTTTTTTGTTTTATGATTAAACTATCTGGAGTAATTATTACTTATAATGAAGAGCGAAATATTGAAAAATGTTTACAATCTTTGGTTCCTGTTGTAGATGAAATTATAGTAGTCGACTCCTTCTCTACCGATAGTACAAAATCTATATGCGAAAAATTTAATGTTACCTTTATTGAGCAAGAATTCTTAGGCTACGTAGAACAGAAAAACTTTGCTCTTGAACAGGCTTCAAATAATTATATAGTATCTCTGGACGGTGACGAAGCTTTATCTGAAACCCTTCAGAAATCCATAAAATCATTAAAATCGAATTGGAAG
This genomic interval carries:
- the ruvX gene encoding Holliday junction resolvase RuvX, whose amino-acid sequence is MARILAIDYGTKRTGLAVTDELQIIASGLTTVNTNELINYLKDYVSKETVELFLIGEPKQMNNTASQSEVFIVKFMEILKKEIPQIPIKRVDERFTSKMAFQTMIDSGLKKNQRKNKALVDEISATLILQSYLYSK
- a CDS encoding glycosyltransferase family 2 protein, which produces MKIDVSVIFTTYNQPEWLEKVLWSFEEQTYRDFEVIIADDGSGEDTADLIERLRGQLSYPIQHVWHPDRGFQKTAILNKAIVSSKGEYLVFTDGDCIARNDFLQVHVSKRKKGCFLSGGYFKLSMHISKLISRDDIETQRCFDIDWLKSNGLKASFKNNKITAKGFKEKLLNRFTPTTATWNGHNASGWKQDIIEANGFDERMQYGGEDRELGERLFNKGLKAIQIRYSAICLHLDHERGYVSPEMIENNKQIRALTKKNKVVRTAFGISK
- a CDS encoding glycosyltransferase family 9 protein; this translates as MKILVIQQKMIGDVLTSSILFEALREKYPKAELHYLINSHTFPVVENNPFIDKFVFFTPETEKSKTKFFSFLKSIRKEKYDIVVDIYSKFSSNLVSLFSGAQTKISKYKWYTSAIYTHTFKEAKQPKTNAGLAIENRLQLLKPLISEDVKVFKPKIYLTNLEIEQAKKYLVDHGIDLTKPLFMIGVLGSGIQKTYPLHYMAKLLDFIITETKGQLLFNYIPSQIKDVKELYKLCKKETQEHIYLDVFGKSLRDFMGLTTHCNALIGNEGGAVNMAKALDIPTFAIFSPWIIKEAWNMFDDGIKNDSLHLKDFKPELFNQKTLKDIKKDYKNYYNLFTPEFILEKLRDFLKVI
- the def gene encoding peptide deformylase; amino-acid sequence: MILPIVAYGDPVLKRKAKTISKDYPNLDTLLENMFETMYGAYGVGLAAPQIGLPIRIFLVDTEPFADDEDFSEEEKAQLKTFKRVFINANILKEEGDEWAFNEGCLSIPDVREDVFRQPTITVEYFDENFEKHTETFDGLIARVIQHEYDHIEGILFTDKLSSLKKRLIKGRLNNISKGKIKVDYRMRFPDQKKKR
- a CDS encoding 2,3,4,5-tetrahydropyridine-2,6-dicarboxylate N-succinyltransferase, with product MTELQQIIEAAWDNRELLKEEKTTNAIRTVIDLLDKGELRVAEPIEGGWQVNEWVKKGVVLYFPIQKMETIEAGPLEFHDKIPLKTGYAEKGIRVVPHAVARHGAYISPGTILMPSYVNLGAYVDEGTMVDTWATVGSCAQIGKNVHLSGGVGIGGVLEPLQAAPVIIEDNVFVGSRCIVVEGVHVEKEAVLGAGVVLTMSTKIIDVTGDEPVEMKGKVPARSVVIPGSYTKKFSAGEYQVPCALIIGKRKESTDKKTSLNDALRDNEVAV